One Streptococcus sp. S1 DNA window includes the following coding sequences:
- a CDS encoding histidine phosphatase family protein: MTKTRLYIARHGKTMFNTIGRAQGWSDTPLTEAGERGIRELGLGLKEAGLSFEEAVSSDSGRTIQTMGIILQELGLTGKIPYRYDKRIREWCFGSFDGAYDGDLFMGVLPRVFKVDDFHQLSLMELAEGIVEVDTTGWAESWGALSSRIKEGFEAIAKEVEAAGGGNAIVVSHGMTITTLIYLIDPKAVEELVLDNGSVTVLAYKDGAFHIEKIGDLSYRKVGAKLLEGGHDE, encoded by the coding sequence ATGACAAAAACCAGATTATATATTGCTCGTCATGGAAAAACCATGTTTAATACCATTGGACGGGCACAGGGCTGGTCAGACACTCCGCTGACAGAAGCAGGAGAACGTGGAATTCGAGAATTAGGACTTGGTCTCAAGGAAGCTGGGCTTTCTTTTGAAGAGGCTGTTTCGAGTGATTCTGGACGCACCATTCAAACCATGGGAATTATTCTTCAAGAACTTGGTCTGACAGGAAAAATCCCTTATCGTTATGACAAACGGATCCGCGAGTGGTGTTTTGGTAGTTTTGACGGTGCTTATGATGGTGATCTCTTTATGGGGGTCTTACCTCGTGTCTTTAAGGTCGATGATTTCCATCAGTTGAGCCTGATGGAGTTAGCAGAAGGAATCGTCGAAGTGGATACCACTGGTTGGGCTGAATCCTGGGGAGCCTTGAGTAGTCGGATCAAAGAAGGTTTTGAAGCCATCGCAAAAGAGGTAGAAGCAGCTGGCGGTGGCAATGCTATTGTGGTCAGCCATGGTATGACGATTACGACCTTGATTTATCTCATCGATCCTAAGGCTGTCGAAGAATTAGTCTTGGACAACGGAAGCGTGACGGTTTTGGCCTATAAAGATGGTGCCTTTCATATTGAAAAGATTGGGGATCTGTCCTATCGTAAGGTGGGAGCAAAACTTCTAGAGGGTGGCCATGACGAATAA
- a CDS encoding CadD family cadmium resistance transporter: protein MIQNIVTSIILYSGTAVDLLIILMLFFAKRKSRKDIINIYLGQFLGSVSLIFLSLLFAFVLNYIPSKEILGLLGLIPIFLGLKVLLLGDSDGEAIAKDGLRKDNKNLIFLVAMITFASCGADNIGVFVPYFTTLNLANLIVTLLTFLVMIYLLVFSAQKLAQVPSVGETLEKYSRWFIAVVYLGLGMYILIENNSFDMLWAVLG from the coding sequence ATGATTCAAAATATTGTTACTTCAATAATCCTGTATTCTGGGACAGCCGTAGACTTACTTATTATCCTAATGTTATTTTTTGCCAAAAGAAAAAGCAGAAAAGACATCATTAACATCTATTTAGGACAATTTCTAGGCTCTGTTAGTCTAATATTCCTAAGTTTGCTTTTTGCATTTGTCTTAAATTATATTCCTAGTAAAGAGATTTTAGGTTTACTCGGTTTGATTCCAATTTTCCTAGGCCTCAAAGTTTTGCTTTTAGGAGATTCTGATGGAGAAGCTATTGCAAAAGATGGTTTGCGAAAAGACAATAAAAACCTGATTTTTCTAGTCGCTATGATTACTTTTGCAAGTTGTGGCGCTGACAATATTGGTGTCTTTGTCCCATATTTTACCACCTTAAATTTAGCGAATTTGATAGTGACTTTACTTACTTTTCTAGTCATGATTTATCTCTTGGTTTTTTCTGCCCAAAAATTAGCACAAGTCCCTTCTGTTGGAGAAACTTTGGAAAAATATAGCAGATGGTTTATTGCCGTTGTCTATTTAGGATTGGGGATGTATATCCTGATTGAAAACAACAGCTTTGACATGCTATGGGCTGTGTTAGGCTAG
- a CDS encoding DUF389 domain-containing protein, with product MTANYSTREYREKLYDDLHVRLRDTAILMCAIFIASIGLNMNSTAVIIGAMLISPLMTPIVGLGFGLAIFDTRLIKQSLEVLLTQVLVSLLVSTLYFWISPLSYASSELIARTSPTIWDVLIAIAGGIAGVIGSRKKEANNIVPGVAIATALMPPICTAGYGLANGNVRFLLGALYLFLINCVFIMLANIVGTRILMRKSPLTSFKELSIKMRIGLISLIVLLILPASYSAVTLTIEQARKEGIKQFVGKEFANYTVINQVYKSSNNELVLTVVGDPISEEELETLHQKQASYGIQSVQLKVNQVQNSPTLDSEATKEFYENIDKYIDQKLSEKDSQNDLVKENEADKD from the coding sequence ATGACTGCCAATTATTCAACACGGGAATACCGTGAGAAATTATACGATGACCTTCATGTTCGATTGAGAGATACAGCGATTTTGATGTGTGCAATTTTTATTGCCTCTATCGGTCTAAATATGAATTCAACAGCTGTTATTATTGGAGCCATGTTAATTTCACCTCTCATGACACCGATTGTTGGACTGGGATTCGGTTTAGCTATTTTTGATACGCGTTTAATCAAGCAATCTCTAGAGGTTTTATTGACTCAAGTGTTGGTCAGTTTGCTTGTCTCGACTCTGTATTTCTGGATTTCTCCCTTGTCTTATGCAAGTAGCGAGTTGATCGCACGAACCTCTCCAACCATTTGGGATGTTCTCATTGCTATTGCTGGTGGGATTGCTGGTGTGATCGGTTCAAGGAAAAAAGAAGCAAACAATATCGTGCCAGGAGTAGCCATTGCTACAGCTTTGATGCCGCCTATCTGTACTGCTGGCTATGGTTTAGCTAATGGGAATGTACGATTTTTATTGGGGGCTCTCTATCTTTTCTTGATCAACTGTGTCTTTATCATGCTAGCCAACATTGTTGGAACAAGAATTTTGATGAGAAAATCTCCTTTAACTTCATTTAAAGAGCTGAGCATTAAAATGAGAATTGGCTTGATTTCTTTGATTGTATTGTTGATTCTTCCAGCTAGCTATTCGGCAGTTACTCTGACAATAGAACAAGCGCGCAAAGAAGGGATCAAACAGTTTGTAGGAAAAGAGTTCGCCAATTATACGGTTATTAATCAAGTCTACAAGTCAAGTAACAATGAATTGGTCTTGACGGTTGTTGGAGATCCGATTTCAGAAGAAGAATTAGAAACACTCCACCAAAAACAAGCCTCTTACGGTATTCAATCTGTTCAATTGAAAGTGAATCAAGTTCAGAACTCGCCAACATTAGATAGTGAAGCGACCAAGGAATTTTATGAAAACATTGACAAGTATATTGATCAAAAACTCTCTGAAAAAGATTCACAAAACGATCTCGTAAAAGAAAATGAAGCAGACAAGGATTGA
- a CDS encoding VanZ family protein, with protein MGYISTIKTAVQLFPFLAFLLTLPYMILNYRKYGSVNKLRVLIFYSFMLYLMTVYLLVILPLPDPSKIHTSYSEMVNLHPFAFVVDFFKESPFDLAQTGTWIQALKHPTFYVPAFNVLMLIPFGMYLRYYFKCGFKKTILLTALFSLFLELTQLSGLYFLYPGPYRLADVDDIIQNTTGGGVGYLLGWFLVWLLPTRDEIDEHSFRVGTRVSGFRMGLAFLIDFVMLSLLYAVIERLETIPYVAVLAVYFALIPLWRGKTLGMALLKFRLRFDKQKWLRTIWRGILVVGYFYWIPQGLFYLISLLNQDLTDNSLLTLSMILLLFFVLLLYLILTLAIILLSRRFPFDRLAGAEYESTVRVKKELLKDETESSK; from the coding sequence ATGGGGTATATCTCTACTATTAAAACAGCTGTTCAGCTCTTTCCTTTTCTGGCATTTTTGCTGACCTTGCCCTACATGATTTTGAATTATCGAAAATATGGTTCGGTCAATAAATTGCGGGTGCTGATTTTCTATTCTTTTATGCTTTACTTGATGACGGTCTATCTGCTGGTGATCTTGCCTCTGCCGGATCCAAGTAAGATTCATACTAGCTACTCAGAAATGGTCAATCTTCATCCCTTTGCTTTTGTGGTGGATTTTTTCAAGGAGAGCCCCTTTGATCTAGCGCAGACTGGTACTTGGATTCAAGCCCTTAAGCATCCAACTTTTTATGTGCCTGCCTTTAATGTTCTGATGTTGATTCCTTTTGGGATGTATCTACGCTATTATTTCAAGTGTGGTTTTAAGAAAACGATTCTTCTGACAGCCCTCTTTAGTCTCTTTTTGGAGCTGACCCAGTTATCAGGTCTCTATTTTCTGTATCCGGGTCCTTACCGCCTAGCAGATGTCGATGATATTATTCAAAATACCACCGGTGGTGGAGTGGGTTATCTGCTCGGTTGGTTCCTGGTATGGTTATTGCCAACACGAGACGAAATTGACGAGCATTCTTTCCGAGTAGGGACCAGAGTATCTGGTTTTCGGATGGGTCTTGCCTTCTTGATCGACTTTGTGATGCTATCCTTGCTTTACGCGGTAATCGAGCGTTTAGAGACGATTCCTTATGTAGCGGTTTTGGCTGTTTATTTTGCCTTGATTCCTTTGTGGCGGGGCAAGACCTTGGGAATGGCTTTACTGAAATTCCGCTTGCGTTTTGACAAGCAAAAATGGCTTCGCACCATCTGGCGAGGAATCCTAGTGGTAGGCTATTTCTACTGGATTCCCCAAGGGTTGTTCTATTTGATCTCGCTTTTGAATCAGGATTTGACGGATAATTCCCTTTTGACTCTATCTATGATTTTATTGCTCTTCTTTGTGCTCTTATTGTACCTGATCCTCACCCTTGCCATCATCTTGCTCAGTCGTCGCTTTCCGTTTGACCGTCTAGCTGGAGCCGAGTATGAGAGTACCGTGCGCGTGAAGAAAGAGCTCTTAAAGGATGAAACTGAATCGTCAAAATAG
- a CDS encoding rhomboid family intramembrane serine protease: MKRILTTSPVISTIALICLLLALLTSFYRDAMYDLLAFHSKPVYGWQYVSGTLMHGSKGAPIWFLWVHLLLNGLMILPFGGLLERKRGSRQVLLVFVTATVFSSIVFHLLTQGQDIQATGISAVGYAFVTGGIMLLPNVWKEFSRTVKWLYLFLIFLSGLMLLPAITGWISTLLHLSGIVSYLLVFIGSKGLRGRS, translated from the coding sequence ATGAAAAGAATCCTCACAACCTCCCCTGTTATCAGTACGATAGCTCTAATCTGTTTGTTGCTAGCTCTATTGACTTCCTTTTATAGGGATGCTATGTATGACCTATTGGCTTTTCATTCAAAGCCGGTCTATGGTTGGCAATATGTTAGTGGGACCCTGATGCACGGTAGTAAAGGAGCCCCAATCTGGTTTTTATGGGTTCATTTGTTGTTAAATGGACTCATGATCCTTCCCTTCGGAGGACTGTTAGAAAGAAAAAGAGGCTCCAGACAAGTCTTGCTCGTTTTTGTGACAGCGACAGTCTTCTCTTCCATCGTTTTTCACCTCTTAACCCAGGGGCAGGACATTCAGGCAACAGGGATCTCTGCTGTCGGCTACGCCTTTGTAACCGGAGGGATTATGCTCCTGCCAAACGTGTGGAAAGAATTTTCACGCACCGTAAAATGGCTTTATCTATTCTTAATTTTTCTATCTGGGCTCATGCTCTTACCAGCAATCACCGGATGGATCTCAACGCTATTGCATCTTTCAGGGATTGTGAGTTATCTATTGGTCTTTATAGGAAGTAAAGGCTTGAGGGGGAGGAGCTAA
- a CDS encoding Spy0128 family protein, protein MRHNFFETKERFSIRKYSIGVASVLLSTLFFAGGTVFADEMKDTVEVQSSIVAESNDTRVDKIQQDDSEKSDLTKIEKNENSQSDTVATTDESPIPTESTPVSSTIHTSNSESVLGGEESVEAQSSVKRVRSKREVSSLTEDSATTFVKTGDTITVQNPNVEVNFPNGNSLYAPAETVLHMELPDELEIKQNDKIVVDIPDAIRIPTSLHYDVTGPSGEVIGNAFLDSVKNKVVTTFTDYFEKNKISKQFTLTFSTGWKSYVKPSVPTELNFSGRKITVTVGPETAPVPVEKTKVTKYGEAVTGHPELIRWTIRLNSGSLVAPQILTNYQLIDTLPDDQELVQDGDPVLNEFDANTKATWRLGHATDIPSDHVDLWNGKALRAEKVQSISPWVSKGNAIQLLENIKESSNGFSFKIAQLNELVYVRYMTRLKQVPNTNEELQQQHGNDIKITYNSGEEQSYQATFAFKADGSGSATKAKKPARVDLSFTKQLDGRKLKAGEFTFNLIDQTGQVVDSQTNDSFGHITFIPQLFNHAGVYHYTVEETPGTLTGINYDRMKAEVTITVNDNGDSYVAQTTMPADTEFNNTFTPSPVKVNLEFNKALSNGNLNAGDFSFTITGDNNVNETVTNKADGKINFSELSFDQVGVYNYTVKEVKGDKTDVDYDDMTIAVKVTVTKDEDSGQLTAKTEINSTGGEATGTDDITFNNHVVAPVTAQFDFSKALAGRTLKDGEFSFVLKDENGRVLQTKKNDADGKVAFDALMYKNNEVGVHKYTVEEVAGSEAGMTYDPMKAEVTVTVTKDGHTLTAIKALPTDTEFNNTFTPTATSAQFNFTKKLEGKSLEADAFTFELLENGNVIQTKKNAADGTIQFDAISYDKEGTHTYTVREVAGTDTDIDYDSMTTTVIVTVTKDATTGLLSTKTEMTSTGGEATGADDTIFNNYFVAPVKAQFNFTKKLEGRELKAGEFSFVLKDEKGNVIETVTNNADGKIQFSPLTFKRGEEGTYVYHVEEVKGTEAGVIFDHMIATVSITVKKDGKVLTATTQLPEDTEFNNTVIPPTPPTPPTPPTPPTPPTPPTPPTPPTPPTPPTPPTSPTSPTPPAPALPETGEVQSASAVLLGAALGMVGLVGIVKRKKVED, encoded by the coding sequence ATGAGACACAATTTTTTTGAAACAAAAGAACGTTTTTCTATCCGAAAGTATTCTATCGGAGTTGCTTCTGTTTTATTATCGACATTATTTTTTGCTGGTGGAACTGTTTTTGCTGATGAGATGAAGGATACAGTTGAAGTACAAAGTTCAATCGTGGCGGAAAGTAATGATACCAGAGTTGATAAAATTCAACAAGATGATAGTGAAAAAAGCGACTTAACGAAAATAGAGAAAAACGAGAATTCACAAAGTGATACTGTAGCAACTACTGATGAAAGTCCTATACCGACTGAATCTACTCCCGTGTCTTCAACAATTCATACAAGCAACTCTGAGTCTGTTCTAGGTGGGGAGGAAAGTGTGGAAGCTCAATCTTCAGTAAAACGAGTGCGTTCTAAAAGAGAGGTGTCTTCGTTAACTGAAGATAGTGCAACAACATTCGTTAAAACAGGTGATACGATTACAGTTCAAAACCCAAACGTTGAGGTAAATTTTCCAAATGGTAATAGTTTATATGCTCCAGCCGAAACTGTGCTACATATGGAACTGCCTGATGAATTAGAAATTAAACAAAATGATAAAATTGTTGTGGATATTCCAGACGCAATCAGAATTCCTACAAGTCTTCATTATGATGTGACTGGACCAAGTGGAGAAGTTATCGGAAATGCTTTTCTTGATTCAGTCAAAAATAAAGTAGTTACAACTTTTACAGATTACTTTGAGAAGAATAAGATTTCAAAACAATTTACTTTAACGTTTAGTACGGGATGGAAATCATATGTCAAACCAAGTGTTCCAACAGAGCTTAATTTTAGCGGTCGAAAAATTACAGTAACAGTGGGACCAGAGACTGCACCAGTACCAGTAGAAAAAACAAAGGTTACAAAGTACGGAGAAGCAGTTACTGGACATCCAGAATTAATTCGATGGACTATTCGTCTTAATTCTGGAAGCCTAGTAGCACCACAAATTTTAACAAATTACCAATTGATTGATACTCTACCAGATGATCAAGAGTTGGTTCAGGATGGGGATCCAGTATTAAATGAATTTGATGCAAATACAAAAGCAACATGGAGGTTGGGGCATGCGACGGATATTCCTTCCGACCATGTAGATTTGTGGAATGGAAAAGCTCTGAGAGCTGAAAAGGTTCAATCAATTTCGCCGTGGGTATCTAAAGGGAATGCGATTCAATTGCTAGAGAATATTAAAGAAAGTTCAAATGGATTTTCGTTTAAGATAGCACAATTGAATGAATTGGTTTACGTTCGTTATATGACTAGGCTGAAGCAAGTTCCAAATACAAATGAAGAGCTCCAACAACAGCATGGAAATGATATTAAAATTACTTACAACAGTGGAGAGGAACAGAGCTATCAGGCTACTTTTGCCTTTAAGGCCGATGGATCTGGATCTGCGACGAAAGCAAAGAAACCAGCAAGGGTTGATTTATCATTTACAAAACAATTGGATGGAAGAAAGCTGAAAGCTGGAGAATTCACTTTTAATTTAATTGATCAAACAGGTCAAGTGGTTGATTCTCAAACGAATGATAGTTTCGGTCATATTACTTTCATTCCACAGTTATTTAACCATGCTGGTGTTTACCACTACACAGTTGAAGAGACTCCAGGAACGCTGACTGGTATCAATTACGATAGGATGAAAGCTGAAGTGACCATCACGGTAAATGATAACGGTGATTCCTACGTAGCTCAAACAACTATGCCAGCTGATACCGAGTTCAACAATACCTTCACACCATCTCCTGTTAAAGTAAACCTGGAATTCAATAAAGCGCTTTCGAATGGCAATTTGAATGCAGGTGATTTCAGCTTTACGATAACTGGTGATAATAATGTGAATGAAACTGTGACCAACAAGGCTGATGGGAAAATTAATTTCAGCGAATTGTCATTCGATCAAGTGGGTGTCTACAACTATACTGTAAAAGAAGTGAAAGGTGACAAAACTGATGTAGACTACGATGATATGACCATTGCAGTGAAGGTGACTGTCACAAAAGATGAGGATTCAGGCCAGTTAACTGCGAAAACAGAGATAAATTCGACAGGTGGTGAAGCAACTGGTACTGATGACATAACTTTCAATAACCATGTTGTAGCGCCAGTAACAGCACAATTTGACTTTAGTAAAGCTCTTGCAGGACGTACCCTAAAAGATGGTGAATTCAGCTTCGTCTTAAAAGATGAGAATGGTAGAGTTCTTCAAACGAAAAAGAATGACGCCGATGGTAAAGTTGCCTTCGATGCACTAATGTATAAGAATAATGAAGTTGGTGTTCATAAGTACACCGTAGAGGAAGTCGCTGGTTCAGAAGCCGGAATGACCTATGACCCAATGAAGGCAGAGGTGACAGTGACTGTAACGAAAGATGGCCATACTCTTACAGCGATCAAAGCCCTTCCAACGGATACCGAGTTCAATAATACCTTCACACCGACAGCGACAAGTGCCCAATTTAATTTCACTAAGAAATTGGAAGGTAAATCCCTTGAAGCTGATGCCTTTACCTTTGAATTACTTGAAAATGGCAATGTGATTCAAACAAAGAAGAATGCGGCTGACGGAACGATTCAGTTTGATGCTATTTCATATGATAAAGAAGGGACTCACACCTACACTGTTCGTGAAGTAGCAGGAACAGATACAGACATTGACTATGATAGCATGACTACCACAGTTATAGTAACTGTTACGAAAGACGCTACTACAGGCCTTTTAAGTACTAAGACTGAAATGACTTCAACAGGTGGTGAAGCAACTGGAGCTGATGACACAATTTTCAATAATTACTTTGTAGCTCCAGTTAAAGCACAGTTCAACTTCACCAAGAAATTGGAAGGTCGTGAATTGAAGGCTGGTGAATTCAGCTTTGTTCTTAAGGATGAAAAAGGAAATGTGATCGAAACAGTAACGAATAATGCGGATGGTAAAATCCAATTTTCACCTCTTACATTTAAACGTGGTGAAGAAGGTACTTATGTTTATCATGTAGAAGAAGTGAAAGGTACTGAAGCTGGTGTCATTTTTGATCACATGATCGCTACTGTAAGTATCACAGTGAAGAAAGATGGTAAAGTGTTGACAGCGACGACTCAGTTACCAGAAGATACAGAGTTTAACAATACTGTTATTCCGCCAACACCGCCAACACCGCCAACACCGCCAACACCGCCAACACCGCCAACACCGCCAACACCGCCAACACCGCCAACACCACCAACACCACCAACACCGCCAACATCACCAACATCACCAACGCCACCAGCTCCGGCACTCCCTGAAACTGGTGAAGTACAATCAGCATCTGCTGTATTGTTAGGTGCTGCACTTGGTATGGTTGGCCTTGTGGGGATTGTGAAACGCAAAAAAGTTGAAGATTAA
- a CDS encoding histidine phosphatase family protein produces MAKTRLFVIRHGRTMFNTIGRAQGWSDTPLTAEGERGIQALGIGLRESGLEFTRAYSSDSGRAIQTMGIILDELGLKDQIPYRFDKRIREWCFGSFDGAYGGELFHGVVPRVLDVEDYKTLTLEDLANGICQVDTANWAEPWEVLKNRILEGFEAIAKEVEENGGGNALVVSHSWTIQTLVCLIEGKPNLNLPLSNGSVTLVEYEDGKLTVKGFGDSSYREVGESLQES; encoded by the coding sequence ATGGCTAAAACAAGATTATTTGTGATTCGTCATGGGAGAACCATGTTTAATACCATTGGCCGTGCTCAAGGTTGGTCAGATACACCCTTGACAGCAGAAGGAGAACGAGGGATTCAAGCTCTAGGAATCGGCTTGCGTGAGTCCGGTTTGGAGTTTACTCGAGCTTATTCCAGTGATTCAGGCCGTGCCATTCAGACCATGGGGATCATTCTTGATGAATTGGGCTTGAAAGACCAGATTCCTTATCGCTTTGACAAACGGATCCGCGAGTGGTGTTTTGGTAGCTTTGATGGGGCATACGGTGGAGAACTCTTTCACGGTGTCGTGCCACGCGTGCTGGATGTAGAAGACTATAAGACTTTGACCTTGGAAGACTTGGCCAATGGAATTTGCCAAGTGGACACAGCAAATTGGGCTGAACCATGGGAAGTCTTGAAAAACCGAATCCTAGAAGGTTTTGAAGCCATTGCCAAAGAAGTAGAAGAAAATGGTGGAGGCAATGCCTTGGTGGTCAGCCATAGTTGGACCATTCAGACCCTGGTCTGCTTGATCGAAGGAAAACCAAATCTTAATCTGCCTCTTTCAAACGGTAGTGTAACCCTTGTAGAATATGAAGATGGGAAATTGACGGTTAAGGGGTTCGGAGATAGCAGTTACCGTGAGGTCGGTGAAAGCTTGCAAGAATCCTAG
- a CDS encoding PFL family protein, translating to MDIKQVTETIAMIEEQNFDVRTITMGISLLDCIDPDIEKAAEKVYHKIVTKAKDLVAVGDEIAAELGIPIVNKRVSVTPISIIGAATDATDYVPFAKALDRAAKEVGVNFIGGFSALVQKGYQKGDEILINSIPRALAETDFVCSSVNIGSTKTGINMTAVRDMGRIIKEASQADPMGPGKLVVFANAVEDNPFMAGAFHGVGEADVVINVGVSGPGVVQRAIEKVPGASFDVLAETVKKTAFKITRVGQLVGQMASERLGVEFGIVDLSLAPTPAVGDSVARVLEAMGLEVVGTHGTTAALALLNDQVKKGGIMACNQVGGLSGAFIPVSEDEGMIAAVQSGHINLEKLEAMTAICSVGLDMIAIPADTPDTTIAAMIADEAAIGVINQKTTAVRIIPYGKEGDMLELGGLLGSAPVMKVNKASSADFIARGGQIPAPVHSFKN from the coding sequence ATGGACATTAAACAGGTAACAGAAACCATTGCCATGATTGAGGAGCAGAACTTCGATGTTCGGACCATCACCATGGGGATCTCCCTTCTAGATTGTATTGATCCGGATATCGAAAAGGCAGCTGAAAAAGTCTACCATAAGATTGTGACAAAGGCCAAAGATTTGGTGGCTGTTGGGGATGAGATTGCGGCAGAACTTGGCATTCCCATTGTGAATAAGCGGGTTTCGGTCACTCCGATTTCTATTATCGGAGCCGCAACAGATGCGACAGATTATGTACCCTTTGCCAAGGCACTAGATCGTGCGGCCAAAGAAGTTGGGGTCAACTTTATCGGTGGTTTCTCAGCCCTTGTTCAAAAAGGCTACCAAAAAGGGGATGAAATCCTCATTAATTCCATTCCTCGCGCCCTTGCAGAGACGGATTTTGTCTGCTCTTCAGTTAATATTGGATCGACCAAGACGGGGATCAATATGACCGCTGTCCGAGACATGGGCCGTATCATTAAAGAAGCATCCCAAGCAGATCCAATGGGGCCTGGTAAGCTCGTAGTTTTTGCCAATGCAGTAGAAGATAATCCTTTTATGGCGGGTGCCTTCCACGGTGTCGGTGAAGCGGATGTTGTCATCAACGTTGGGGTTTCAGGACCTGGTGTCGTCCAACGGGCGATTGAAAAAGTTCCGGGAGCAAGCTTTGATGTATTGGCTGAAACAGTCAAGAAGACAGCTTTCAAAATCACTCGTGTCGGCCAATTGGTAGGTCAAATGGCTAGTGAACGCCTAGGAGTAGAGTTTGGAATTGTCGACTTGTCTCTCGCACCAACGCCAGCTGTTGGGGATTCGGTTGCCCGCGTCCTCGAAGCGATGGGGCTTGAAGTAGTAGGAACCCACGGAACTACCGCAGCCTTAGCTTTACTCAATGACCAGGTGAAAAAAGGTGGAATCATGGCTTGTAACCAAGTCGGTGGTTTGTCAGGTGCCTTCATTCCGGTCTCAGAAGATGAAGGGATGATTGCGGCGGTCCAATCAGGTCATATCAACCTGGAAAAATTGGAAGCCATGACAGCTATCTGCTCCGTCGGTCTGGATATGATTGCCATCCCAGCTGATACTCCAGATACAACCATTGCGGCCATGATTGCCGATGAAGCAGCTATCGGGGTGATCAACCAAAAGACAACAGCCGTTCGGATTATTCCTTATGGAAAAGAAGGCGATATGTTAGAGCTCGGTGGACTTCTTGGGTCTGCTCCGGTAATGAAGGTCAACAAAGCTTCATCAGCTGACTTTATTGCCCGTGGTGGTCAAATTCCAGCTCCAGTTCATAGCTTTAAAAACTAA
- a CDS encoding CsbD family protein, with product MSLEEKLNQVKGSVKEGLGKLTGDTKTEAEGTAEKVASKAKEVAEDAKEAVEGAIKGVKNIFHKDDK from the coding sequence ATGTCATTAGAAGAAAAATTGAACCAAGTAAAAGGCTCTGTTAAAGAAGGCCTTGGTAAATTAACCGGCGATACAAAAACAGAAGCTGAAGGCACTGCTGAAAAAGTTGCTTCAAAAGCAAAAGAAGTTGCTGAAGATGCAAAAGAAGCTGTTGAAGGAGCGATCAAGGGCGTTAAAAATATCTTTCATAAAGACGACAAATAG
- the cadX gene encoding Cd(II)/Zn(II)-sensing metalloregulatory transcriptional regulator CadX: MKKDSICQVDVINQQNVTTATNYLEKEKVQKSLRILSKFTDNKQINIIFYLLAVEELCVCDIACLLNLSMASASHHLRKLANQNILDTRREGKIIYYFIKDEEIRDFFNQLG, translated from the coding sequence ATGAAAAAAGATAGTATCTGTCAAGTGGATGTTATAAATCAACAAAATGTTACAACCGCAACGAACTACCTTGAAAAGGAAAAAGTCCAAAAATCACTTCGCATTTTATCAAAATTTACCGATAATAAACAGATAAATATCATCTTTTATCTCCTTGCCGTCGAAGAACTCTGTGTCTGCGATATAGCCTGTTTATTAAATCTCAGTATGGCATCTGCCTCCCACCATCTTCGTAAACTAGCCAATCAAAATATCTTGGACACTAGAAGAGAGGGGAAAATTATATATTATTTTATAAAGGATGAGGAAATCAGAGATTTTTTTAATCAACTAGGATAA
- a CDS encoding ACT domain-containing protein, translating into MKAIITVVGKDQKGIVAGVATKVAELGLNIDDISQTVLDEYFTMMAVVSSDEKKDFTQLRSELEEFGQSLHVKINIQSAAIFDAMHNL; encoded by the coding sequence ATGAAAGCAATTATTACAGTCGTTGGTAAAGACCAAAAAGGAATCGTAGCGGGTGTTGCAACGAAAGTGGCAGAATTAGGACTCAATATCGATGATATCTCTCAAACCGTATTGGATGAATACTTTACCATGATGGCGGTCGTATCGTCAGATGAGAAAAAAGATTTCACACAGCTTCGTTCAGAGTTGGAAGAATTCGGTCAGTCTCTGCATGTGAAAATCAATATCCAAAGCGCAGCGATTTTTGATGCCATGCACAATTTGTAA